In Corythoichthys intestinalis isolate RoL2023-P3 chromosome 4, ASM3026506v1, whole genome shotgun sequence, a genomic segment contains:
- the LOC130915068 gene encoding myelin-associated glycoprotein-like isoform X6 encodes MWCLKLLLPFLLIINEVSCQWNVWVPRDISAMSNTCVVIPCTFMYPSGIRPYRGVHGIWYYGQPYPQLFPPVVFKTRTDVFHESYKGRTKMLGDLQQRNCTLLINNVGPEHSGRYYFRADLGGANVYTFPDFAELKVLEQPNIDVPDEIVSDESLTLTCYAPDNCPDMTPEIQWMYTDYLPDPEFSSDFQEESNTGVLSHTLVFTPRPVHNGQLLGCRVYYPNTSLVYERLISLDIKYAPRSVWVNVSSEVMEGNSVTLHCEVDSNPPPRISWKFGEQELLWDTASNLSLTIDDVTPAEEGVYTCIGDNGYGAMNTSLYLAVKYPPREPVINDSLTVLEGASFTLHCSTQGSPPPTLTWLKDGELVGTITADELSVLEIEGITPQGDGQYRCLAENEHGRASSSLNITVEYAPVLLEESKCTVVREGVQCVCMGMGNPEPTIEFYLPDLNVTVNETEGRYNFYTHTDGQTATGMIKLREKGERAGNGVPAVNVRCKISNMYGSENVPLELQQEKKYLMAVIVGTIGGVAVIAFIIAAVRYVGHNNKKEKTGISNLQALWQAWRGES; translated from the exons ATGTGGTGTTTGAAGCTGCTCTTACCGTTCCTTCTAATCATCAATG AAGTCAGCTGCCAGTGGAACGTTTGGGTTCCGCGGGACATCTCGGCCATGAGCAACACTTGCGTAGTCATCCCGTGCACATTCATGTATCCGTCAGGCATCAGGCCGTACCGTGGCGTCCACGGTATCTGGTACTACGGACAGCCCTACCCGCAGCTTTTCCCACCAGTGGTGTTCAAGACGCGTACGGACGTTTTCCACGAGAGCTACAAGGGTCGCACCAAGATGCTGGGTGACCTGCAGCAGAGGAACTGTACGCTGCTTATCAACAACGTTGGCCCAGAGCACTCAGGGAGGTACTATTTCCGCGCTGACCTTGGCGGGGCCAACGTGTACACCTTCCCAGACTTTGCAGAGCTAAAAGTTCTGG AACAACCCAACATCGACGTCCCTGATGAGATTGTGAGCGACGAAAGCTTGACGCTGACGTGTTACGCTCCCGACAACTGCCCTGATATGACTCCTGAGATCCAGTGGATGTACACGGACTACCTGCCCGACCCAGAGTTCAGCTCTGACTTCCAGGAGGAGAGCAACACAGGGGTGTTATCCCACACCCTGGTATTCACCCCGAGGCCGGTGCACAACGGCCAGCTGCTGGGCTGCAGAGTGTACTACCCCAACACCTCACTAGTCTACGAGAGGCTCATCTCTCTGGACATCAAGT ATGCTCCCCGTTCAGTGTGGGTAAACGTCTCCTCGGAAGTGATGGAGGGCAACTCGGTGACGCTCCACTGCGAGGTGGACAGCAACCCTCCTCCAAGGATCTCCTGGAAATTTGGAGAACAGGAGCTGCTATGGGACACGGCGTCCAACTTGTCGCTCACCATAGATGACGTGACGCCGGCGGAGGAGGGGGTCTACACGTGCATCGGGGACAACGGCTATGGCGCCATGAATACGTCACTGTATTTGGCTGTCAAGT ACCCTCCCCGCGAGCCCGTCATCAACGACTCCCTGACAGTGCTGGAGGGTGCCTCATTTACGCTCCATTGCAGCACTCAGGGTAGCCCTCCGCCCACCCTTACCTGGCTGAAGGACGGCGAGCTAGTGGGCACCATCACCGCTGACGAGCTGTCCGTGCTGGAGATCGAGGGCATCACGCCACAGGGCGATGGCCAGTACCGTTGCCTGGCTGAGAACGAACACGGCCGGGCCAGCAGCTCCCTGAACATCACAGTGGAGT ATGCTCCTGTCCTCCTGGAAGAATCCAAATGTACAGTAGTACGAGAGGGTGTCCAGTGCGTCTGCATGGGCATGGGGAACCCTGAACCTACCATTGAGTTCTACCTGCCCGATTTGAATGTCACCGTCAACGAGACGGAGGGCCGCTACAACTTCTACACGCACACCGACGGCCAGACGGCCACGGGCATGATCAAACTGCGGGAGAAGGGCGAGCGGGCCGGCAATGGTGTCCCCGCCGTCAACGTCCGTTGCAAGATCTCTAACATGTACGGGAGCGAAAATGTACCCCTGGAGCTGCAGCAGGAGA AGAAATACCTGATGGCCGTTATCGTTGGCACAATCGGCGGAGTAGCAGTCATCGCCTTCATCATCGCGGCAGTGAGATACGTGGGCCACAACAACAAGAA
- the LOC130915068 gene encoding myelin-associated glycoprotein-like isoform X4: MWCLKLLLPFLLIINEVSCQWNVWVPRDISAMSNTCVVIPCTFMYPSGIRPYRGVHGIWYYGQPYPQLFPPVVFKTRTDVFHESYKGRTKMLGDLQQRNCTLLINNVGPEHSGRYYFRADLGGANVYTFPDFAELKVLEQPNIDVPDEIVSDESLTLTCYAPDNCPDMTPEIQWMYTDYLPDPEFSSDFQEESNTGVLSHTLVFTPRPVHNGQLLGCRVYYPNTSLVYERLISLDIKYAPRSVWVNVSSEVMEGNSVTLHCEVDSNPPPRISWKFGEQELLWDTASNLSLTIDDVTPAEEGVYTCIGDNGYGAMNTSLYLAVKYPPREPVINDSLTVLEGASFTLHCSTQGSPPPTLTWLKDGELVGTITADELSVLEIEGITPQGDGQYRCLAENEHGRASSSLNITVEYAPVLLEESKCTVVREGVQCVCMGMGNPEPTIEFYLPDLNVTVNETEGRYNFYTHTDGQTATGMIKLREKGERAGNGVPAVNVRCKISNMYGSENVPLELQQEKKYLMAVIVGTIGGVAVIAFIIAAVRYVGHNNKKENGLPRQDVVLENPALYYSAVKKDKQNLRKKVVRHADDCPDDAKEKTGISNLQALWQAWRGES; encoded by the exons ATGTGGTGTTTGAAGCTGCTCTTACCGTTCCTTCTAATCATCAATG AAGTCAGCTGCCAGTGGAACGTTTGGGTTCCGCGGGACATCTCGGCCATGAGCAACACTTGCGTAGTCATCCCGTGCACATTCATGTATCCGTCAGGCATCAGGCCGTACCGTGGCGTCCACGGTATCTGGTACTACGGACAGCCCTACCCGCAGCTTTTCCCACCAGTGGTGTTCAAGACGCGTACGGACGTTTTCCACGAGAGCTACAAGGGTCGCACCAAGATGCTGGGTGACCTGCAGCAGAGGAACTGTACGCTGCTTATCAACAACGTTGGCCCAGAGCACTCAGGGAGGTACTATTTCCGCGCTGACCTTGGCGGGGCCAACGTGTACACCTTCCCAGACTTTGCAGAGCTAAAAGTTCTGG AACAACCCAACATCGACGTCCCTGATGAGATTGTGAGCGACGAAAGCTTGACGCTGACGTGTTACGCTCCCGACAACTGCCCTGATATGACTCCTGAGATCCAGTGGATGTACACGGACTACCTGCCCGACCCAGAGTTCAGCTCTGACTTCCAGGAGGAGAGCAACACAGGGGTGTTATCCCACACCCTGGTATTCACCCCGAGGCCGGTGCACAACGGCCAGCTGCTGGGCTGCAGAGTGTACTACCCCAACACCTCACTAGTCTACGAGAGGCTCATCTCTCTGGACATCAAGT ATGCTCCCCGTTCAGTGTGGGTAAACGTCTCCTCGGAAGTGATGGAGGGCAACTCGGTGACGCTCCACTGCGAGGTGGACAGCAACCCTCCTCCAAGGATCTCCTGGAAATTTGGAGAACAGGAGCTGCTATGGGACACGGCGTCCAACTTGTCGCTCACCATAGATGACGTGACGCCGGCGGAGGAGGGGGTCTACACGTGCATCGGGGACAACGGCTATGGCGCCATGAATACGTCACTGTATTTGGCTGTCAAGT ACCCTCCCCGCGAGCCCGTCATCAACGACTCCCTGACAGTGCTGGAGGGTGCCTCATTTACGCTCCATTGCAGCACTCAGGGTAGCCCTCCGCCCACCCTTACCTGGCTGAAGGACGGCGAGCTAGTGGGCACCATCACCGCTGACGAGCTGTCCGTGCTGGAGATCGAGGGCATCACGCCACAGGGCGATGGCCAGTACCGTTGCCTGGCTGAGAACGAACACGGCCGGGCCAGCAGCTCCCTGAACATCACAGTGGAGT ATGCTCCTGTCCTCCTGGAAGAATCCAAATGTACAGTAGTACGAGAGGGTGTCCAGTGCGTCTGCATGGGCATGGGGAACCCTGAACCTACCATTGAGTTCTACCTGCCCGATTTGAATGTCACCGTCAACGAGACGGAGGGCCGCTACAACTTCTACACGCACACCGACGGCCAGACGGCCACGGGCATGATCAAACTGCGGGAGAAGGGCGAGCGGGCCGGCAATGGTGTCCCCGCCGTCAACGTCCGTTGCAAGATCTCTAACATGTACGGGAGCGAAAATGTACCCCTGGAGCTGCAGCAGGAGA AGAAATACCTGATGGCCGTTATCGTTGGCACAATCGGCGGAGTAGCAGTCATCGCCTTCATCATCGCGGCAGTGAGATACGTGGGCCACAACAACAAGAA AGAAAATGGCCTCCCTAGGCAGGACGTGGTCCTGGAGAACCCCGCTTTGTACTACAGCGCAGTCAAGAAGGACAAACAAAAtctgaggaagaaagtggtgaGACATGCCGATGACTGTCCCGATGACGCTAA
- the LOC130915068 gene encoding myelin-associated glycoprotein-like isoform X2, whose translation MWCLKLLLPFLLIINVSCQWNVWVPRDISAMSNTCVVIPCTFMYPSGIRPYRGVHGIWYYGQPYPQLFPPVVFKTRTDVFHESYKGRTKMLGDLQQRNCTLLINNVGPEHSGRYYFRADLGGANVYTFPDFAELKVLEQPNIDVPDEIVSDESLTLTCYAPDNCPDMTPEIQWMYTDYLPDPEFSSDFQEESNTGVLSHTLVFTPRPVHNGQLLGCRVYYPNTSLVYERLISLDIKYAPRSVWVNVSSEVMEGNSVTLHCEVDSNPPPRISWKFGEQELLWDTASNLSLTIDDVTPAEEGVYTCIGDNGYGAMNTSLYLAVKYPPREPVINDSLTVLEGASFTLHCSTQGSPPPTLTWLKDGELVGTITADELSVLEIEGITPQGDGQYRCLAENEHGRASSSLNITVEYAPVLLEESKCTVVREGVQCVCMGMGNPEPTIEFYLPDLNVTVNETEGRYNFYTHTDGQTATGMIKLREKGERAGNGVPAVNVRCKISNMYGSENVPLELQQEKKYLMAVIVGTIGGVAVIAFIIAAVRYVGHNNKKENGLPRQDVVLENPALYYSAVKKDKQNLRKKVLKTELLGSKFNSILEESTGEDGDFQPASSLAGMERRELNYAALDLGGPREGAPGRGDDGGSSYAEIKAK comes from the exons ATGTGGTGTTTGAAGCTGCTCTTACCGTTCCTTCTAATCATCAATG TCAGCTGCCAGTGGAACGTTTGGGTTCCGCGGGACATCTCGGCCATGAGCAACACTTGCGTAGTCATCCCGTGCACATTCATGTATCCGTCAGGCATCAGGCCGTACCGTGGCGTCCACGGTATCTGGTACTACGGACAGCCCTACCCGCAGCTTTTCCCACCAGTGGTGTTCAAGACGCGTACGGACGTTTTCCACGAGAGCTACAAGGGTCGCACCAAGATGCTGGGTGACCTGCAGCAGAGGAACTGTACGCTGCTTATCAACAACGTTGGCCCAGAGCACTCAGGGAGGTACTATTTCCGCGCTGACCTTGGCGGGGCCAACGTGTACACCTTCCCAGACTTTGCAGAGCTAAAAGTTCTGG AACAACCCAACATCGACGTCCCTGATGAGATTGTGAGCGACGAAAGCTTGACGCTGACGTGTTACGCTCCCGACAACTGCCCTGATATGACTCCTGAGATCCAGTGGATGTACACGGACTACCTGCCCGACCCAGAGTTCAGCTCTGACTTCCAGGAGGAGAGCAACACAGGGGTGTTATCCCACACCCTGGTATTCACCCCGAGGCCGGTGCACAACGGCCAGCTGCTGGGCTGCAGAGTGTACTACCCCAACACCTCACTAGTCTACGAGAGGCTCATCTCTCTGGACATCAAGT ATGCTCCCCGTTCAGTGTGGGTAAACGTCTCCTCGGAAGTGATGGAGGGCAACTCGGTGACGCTCCACTGCGAGGTGGACAGCAACCCTCCTCCAAGGATCTCCTGGAAATTTGGAGAACAGGAGCTGCTATGGGACACGGCGTCCAACTTGTCGCTCACCATAGATGACGTGACGCCGGCGGAGGAGGGGGTCTACACGTGCATCGGGGACAACGGCTATGGCGCCATGAATACGTCACTGTATTTGGCTGTCAAGT ACCCTCCCCGCGAGCCCGTCATCAACGACTCCCTGACAGTGCTGGAGGGTGCCTCATTTACGCTCCATTGCAGCACTCAGGGTAGCCCTCCGCCCACCCTTACCTGGCTGAAGGACGGCGAGCTAGTGGGCACCATCACCGCTGACGAGCTGTCCGTGCTGGAGATCGAGGGCATCACGCCACAGGGCGATGGCCAGTACCGTTGCCTGGCTGAGAACGAACACGGCCGGGCCAGCAGCTCCCTGAACATCACAGTGGAGT ATGCTCCTGTCCTCCTGGAAGAATCCAAATGTACAGTAGTACGAGAGGGTGTCCAGTGCGTCTGCATGGGCATGGGGAACCCTGAACCTACCATTGAGTTCTACCTGCCCGATTTGAATGTCACCGTCAACGAGACGGAGGGCCGCTACAACTTCTACACGCACACCGACGGCCAGACGGCCACGGGCATGATCAAACTGCGGGAGAAGGGCGAGCGGGCCGGCAATGGTGTCCCCGCCGTCAACGTCCGTTGCAAGATCTCTAACATGTACGGGAGCGAAAATGTACCCCTGGAGCTGCAGCAGGAGA AGAAATACCTGATGGCCGTTATCGTTGGCACAATCGGCGGAGTAGCAGTCATCGCCTTCATCATCGCGGCAGTGAGATACGTGGGCCACAACAACAAGAA AGAAAATGGCCTCCCTAGGCAGGACGTGGTCCTGGAGAACCCCGCTTTGTACTACAGCGCAGTCAAGAAGGACAAACAAAAtctgaggaagaaagtg CTTAAGACAGAGCTGTTGGGCTCAAAGTTTAACTCCATTCTAGAGGAGAGCACG
- the LOC130915068 gene encoding myelin-associated glycoprotein-like isoform X1 translates to MWCLKLLLPFLLIINEVSCQWNVWVPRDISAMSNTCVVIPCTFMYPSGIRPYRGVHGIWYYGQPYPQLFPPVVFKTRTDVFHESYKGRTKMLGDLQQRNCTLLINNVGPEHSGRYYFRADLGGANVYTFPDFAELKVLEQPNIDVPDEIVSDESLTLTCYAPDNCPDMTPEIQWMYTDYLPDPEFSSDFQEESNTGVLSHTLVFTPRPVHNGQLLGCRVYYPNTSLVYERLISLDIKYAPRSVWVNVSSEVMEGNSVTLHCEVDSNPPPRISWKFGEQELLWDTASNLSLTIDDVTPAEEGVYTCIGDNGYGAMNTSLYLAVKYPPREPVINDSLTVLEGASFTLHCSTQGSPPPTLTWLKDGELVGTITADELSVLEIEGITPQGDGQYRCLAENEHGRASSSLNITVEYAPVLLEESKCTVVREGVQCVCMGMGNPEPTIEFYLPDLNVTVNETEGRYNFYTHTDGQTATGMIKLREKGERAGNGVPAVNVRCKISNMYGSENVPLELQQEKKYLMAVIVGTIGGVAVIAFIIAAVRYVGHNNKKENGLPRQDVVLENPALYYSAVKKDKQNLRKKVLKTELLGSKFNSILEESTGEDGDFQPASSLAGMERRELNYAALDLGGPREGAPGRGDDGGSSYAEIKAK, encoded by the exons ATGTGGTGTTTGAAGCTGCTCTTACCGTTCCTTCTAATCATCAATG AAGTCAGCTGCCAGTGGAACGTTTGGGTTCCGCGGGACATCTCGGCCATGAGCAACACTTGCGTAGTCATCCCGTGCACATTCATGTATCCGTCAGGCATCAGGCCGTACCGTGGCGTCCACGGTATCTGGTACTACGGACAGCCCTACCCGCAGCTTTTCCCACCAGTGGTGTTCAAGACGCGTACGGACGTTTTCCACGAGAGCTACAAGGGTCGCACCAAGATGCTGGGTGACCTGCAGCAGAGGAACTGTACGCTGCTTATCAACAACGTTGGCCCAGAGCACTCAGGGAGGTACTATTTCCGCGCTGACCTTGGCGGGGCCAACGTGTACACCTTCCCAGACTTTGCAGAGCTAAAAGTTCTGG AACAACCCAACATCGACGTCCCTGATGAGATTGTGAGCGACGAAAGCTTGACGCTGACGTGTTACGCTCCCGACAACTGCCCTGATATGACTCCTGAGATCCAGTGGATGTACACGGACTACCTGCCCGACCCAGAGTTCAGCTCTGACTTCCAGGAGGAGAGCAACACAGGGGTGTTATCCCACACCCTGGTATTCACCCCGAGGCCGGTGCACAACGGCCAGCTGCTGGGCTGCAGAGTGTACTACCCCAACACCTCACTAGTCTACGAGAGGCTCATCTCTCTGGACATCAAGT ATGCTCCCCGTTCAGTGTGGGTAAACGTCTCCTCGGAAGTGATGGAGGGCAACTCGGTGACGCTCCACTGCGAGGTGGACAGCAACCCTCCTCCAAGGATCTCCTGGAAATTTGGAGAACAGGAGCTGCTATGGGACACGGCGTCCAACTTGTCGCTCACCATAGATGACGTGACGCCGGCGGAGGAGGGGGTCTACACGTGCATCGGGGACAACGGCTATGGCGCCATGAATACGTCACTGTATTTGGCTGTCAAGT ACCCTCCCCGCGAGCCCGTCATCAACGACTCCCTGACAGTGCTGGAGGGTGCCTCATTTACGCTCCATTGCAGCACTCAGGGTAGCCCTCCGCCCACCCTTACCTGGCTGAAGGACGGCGAGCTAGTGGGCACCATCACCGCTGACGAGCTGTCCGTGCTGGAGATCGAGGGCATCACGCCACAGGGCGATGGCCAGTACCGTTGCCTGGCTGAGAACGAACACGGCCGGGCCAGCAGCTCCCTGAACATCACAGTGGAGT ATGCTCCTGTCCTCCTGGAAGAATCCAAATGTACAGTAGTACGAGAGGGTGTCCAGTGCGTCTGCATGGGCATGGGGAACCCTGAACCTACCATTGAGTTCTACCTGCCCGATTTGAATGTCACCGTCAACGAGACGGAGGGCCGCTACAACTTCTACACGCACACCGACGGCCAGACGGCCACGGGCATGATCAAACTGCGGGAGAAGGGCGAGCGGGCCGGCAATGGTGTCCCCGCCGTCAACGTCCGTTGCAAGATCTCTAACATGTACGGGAGCGAAAATGTACCCCTGGAGCTGCAGCAGGAGA AGAAATACCTGATGGCCGTTATCGTTGGCACAATCGGCGGAGTAGCAGTCATCGCCTTCATCATCGCGGCAGTGAGATACGTGGGCCACAACAACAAGAA AGAAAATGGCCTCCCTAGGCAGGACGTGGTCCTGGAGAACCCCGCTTTGTACTACAGCGCAGTCAAGAAGGACAAACAAAAtctgaggaagaaagtg CTTAAGACAGAGCTGTTGGGCTCAAAGTTTAACTCCATTCTAGAGGAGAGCACG
- the LOC130915068 gene encoding myelin-associated glycoprotein-like isoform X3 has product MWCLKLLLPFLLIINEVSCQWNVWVPRDISAMSNTCVVIPCTFMYPSGIRPYRGVHGIWYYGQPYPQLFPPVVFKTRTDVFHESYKGRTKMLGDLQQRNCTLLINNVGPEHSGRYYFRADLGGANVYTFPDFAELKVLEQPNIDVPDEIVSDESLTLTCYAPDNCPDMTPEIQWMYTDYLPDPEFSSDFQEESNTGVLSHTLVFTPRPVHNGQLLGCRVYYPNTSLVYERLISLDIKYAPRSVWVNVSSEVMEGNSVTLHCEVDSNPPPRISWKFGEQELLWDTASNLSLTIDDVTPAEEGVYTCIGDNGYGAMNTSLYLAVKYPPREPVINDSLTVLEGASFTLHCSTQGSPPPTLTWLKDGELVGTITADELSVLEIEGITPQGDGQYRCLAENEHGRASSSLNITVEYAPVLLEESKCTVVREGVQCVCMGMGNPEPTIEFYLPDLNVTVNETEGRYNFYTHTDGQTATGMIKLREKGERAGNGVPAVNVRCKISNMYGSENVPLELQQEKKYLMAVIVGTIGGVAVIAFIIAAVRYVGHNNKKENGLPRQDVVLENPALYYSAVKKDKQNLRKKVGEDGDFQPASSLAGMERRELNYAALDLGGPREGAPGRGDDGGSSYAEIKAK; this is encoded by the exons ATGTGGTGTTTGAAGCTGCTCTTACCGTTCCTTCTAATCATCAATG AAGTCAGCTGCCAGTGGAACGTTTGGGTTCCGCGGGACATCTCGGCCATGAGCAACACTTGCGTAGTCATCCCGTGCACATTCATGTATCCGTCAGGCATCAGGCCGTACCGTGGCGTCCACGGTATCTGGTACTACGGACAGCCCTACCCGCAGCTTTTCCCACCAGTGGTGTTCAAGACGCGTACGGACGTTTTCCACGAGAGCTACAAGGGTCGCACCAAGATGCTGGGTGACCTGCAGCAGAGGAACTGTACGCTGCTTATCAACAACGTTGGCCCAGAGCACTCAGGGAGGTACTATTTCCGCGCTGACCTTGGCGGGGCCAACGTGTACACCTTCCCAGACTTTGCAGAGCTAAAAGTTCTGG AACAACCCAACATCGACGTCCCTGATGAGATTGTGAGCGACGAAAGCTTGACGCTGACGTGTTACGCTCCCGACAACTGCCCTGATATGACTCCTGAGATCCAGTGGATGTACACGGACTACCTGCCCGACCCAGAGTTCAGCTCTGACTTCCAGGAGGAGAGCAACACAGGGGTGTTATCCCACACCCTGGTATTCACCCCGAGGCCGGTGCACAACGGCCAGCTGCTGGGCTGCAGAGTGTACTACCCCAACACCTCACTAGTCTACGAGAGGCTCATCTCTCTGGACATCAAGT ATGCTCCCCGTTCAGTGTGGGTAAACGTCTCCTCGGAAGTGATGGAGGGCAACTCGGTGACGCTCCACTGCGAGGTGGACAGCAACCCTCCTCCAAGGATCTCCTGGAAATTTGGAGAACAGGAGCTGCTATGGGACACGGCGTCCAACTTGTCGCTCACCATAGATGACGTGACGCCGGCGGAGGAGGGGGTCTACACGTGCATCGGGGACAACGGCTATGGCGCCATGAATACGTCACTGTATTTGGCTGTCAAGT ACCCTCCCCGCGAGCCCGTCATCAACGACTCCCTGACAGTGCTGGAGGGTGCCTCATTTACGCTCCATTGCAGCACTCAGGGTAGCCCTCCGCCCACCCTTACCTGGCTGAAGGACGGCGAGCTAGTGGGCACCATCACCGCTGACGAGCTGTCCGTGCTGGAGATCGAGGGCATCACGCCACAGGGCGATGGCCAGTACCGTTGCCTGGCTGAGAACGAACACGGCCGGGCCAGCAGCTCCCTGAACATCACAGTGGAGT ATGCTCCTGTCCTCCTGGAAGAATCCAAATGTACAGTAGTACGAGAGGGTGTCCAGTGCGTCTGCATGGGCATGGGGAACCCTGAACCTACCATTGAGTTCTACCTGCCCGATTTGAATGTCACCGTCAACGAGACGGAGGGCCGCTACAACTTCTACACGCACACCGACGGCCAGACGGCCACGGGCATGATCAAACTGCGGGAGAAGGGCGAGCGGGCCGGCAATGGTGTCCCCGCCGTCAACGTCCGTTGCAAGATCTCTAACATGTACGGGAGCGAAAATGTACCCCTGGAGCTGCAGCAGGAGA AGAAATACCTGATGGCCGTTATCGTTGGCACAATCGGCGGAGTAGCAGTCATCGCCTTCATCATCGCGGCAGTGAGATACGTGGGCCACAACAACAAGAA AGAAAATGGCCTCCCTAGGCAGGACGTGGTCCTGGAGAACCCCGCTTTGTACTACAGCGCAGTCAAGAAGGACAAACAAAAtctgaggaagaaagtg
- the LOC130915068 gene encoding myelin-associated glycoprotein-like isoform X5 has product MWCLKLLLPFLLIINEVSCQWNVWVPRDISAMSNTCVVIPCTFMYPSGIRPYRGVHGIWYYGQPYPQLFPPVVFKTRTDVFHESYKGRTKMLGDLQQRNCTLLINNVGPEHSGRYYFRADLGGANVYTFPDFAELKVLEQPNIDVPDEIVSDESLTLTCYAPDNCPDMTPEIQWMYTDYLPDPEFSSDFQEESNTGVLSHTLVFTPRPVHNGQLLGCRVYYPNTSLVYERLISLDIKYAPRSVWVNVSSEVMEGNSVTLHCEVDSNPPPRISWKFGEQELLWDTASNLSLTIDDVTPAEEGVYTCIGDNGYGAMNTSLYLAVKYPPREPVINDSLTVLEGASFTLHCSTQGSPPPTLTWLKDGELVGTITADELSVLEIEGITPQGDGQYRCLAENEHGRASSSLNITVEYAPVLLEESKCTVVREGVQCVCMGMGNPEPTIEFYLPDLNVTVNETEGRYNFYTHTDGQTATGMIKLREKGERAGNGVPAVNVRCKISNMYGSENVPLELQQEKKYLMAVIVGTIGGVAVIAFIIAAVRYVGHNNKKENGLPRQDVVLENPALYYSAVKKDKQNLRKKVVRHADDCPDDANLRQSCWAQSLTPF; this is encoded by the exons ATGTGGTGTTTGAAGCTGCTCTTACCGTTCCTTCTAATCATCAATG AAGTCAGCTGCCAGTGGAACGTTTGGGTTCCGCGGGACATCTCGGCCATGAGCAACACTTGCGTAGTCATCCCGTGCACATTCATGTATCCGTCAGGCATCAGGCCGTACCGTGGCGTCCACGGTATCTGGTACTACGGACAGCCCTACCCGCAGCTTTTCCCACCAGTGGTGTTCAAGACGCGTACGGACGTTTTCCACGAGAGCTACAAGGGTCGCACCAAGATGCTGGGTGACCTGCAGCAGAGGAACTGTACGCTGCTTATCAACAACGTTGGCCCAGAGCACTCAGGGAGGTACTATTTCCGCGCTGACCTTGGCGGGGCCAACGTGTACACCTTCCCAGACTTTGCAGAGCTAAAAGTTCTGG AACAACCCAACATCGACGTCCCTGATGAGATTGTGAGCGACGAAAGCTTGACGCTGACGTGTTACGCTCCCGACAACTGCCCTGATATGACTCCTGAGATCCAGTGGATGTACACGGACTACCTGCCCGACCCAGAGTTCAGCTCTGACTTCCAGGAGGAGAGCAACACAGGGGTGTTATCCCACACCCTGGTATTCACCCCGAGGCCGGTGCACAACGGCCAGCTGCTGGGCTGCAGAGTGTACTACCCCAACACCTCACTAGTCTACGAGAGGCTCATCTCTCTGGACATCAAGT ATGCTCCCCGTTCAGTGTGGGTAAACGTCTCCTCGGAAGTGATGGAGGGCAACTCGGTGACGCTCCACTGCGAGGTGGACAGCAACCCTCCTCCAAGGATCTCCTGGAAATTTGGAGAACAGGAGCTGCTATGGGACACGGCGTCCAACTTGTCGCTCACCATAGATGACGTGACGCCGGCGGAGGAGGGGGTCTACACGTGCATCGGGGACAACGGCTATGGCGCCATGAATACGTCACTGTATTTGGCTGTCAAGT ACCCTCCCCGCGAGCCCGTCATCAACGACTCCCTGACAGTGCTGGAGGGTGCCTCATTTACGCTCCATTGCAGCACTCAGGGTAGCCCTCCGCCCACCCTTACCTGGCTGAAGGACGGCGAGCTAGTGGGCACCATCACCGCTGACGAGCTGTCCGTGCTGGAGATCGAGGGCATCACGCCACAGGGCGATGGCCAGTACCGTTGCCTGGCTGAGAACGAACACGGCCGGGCCAGCAGCTCCCTGAACATCACAGTGGAGT ATGCTCCTGTCCTCCTGGAAGAATCCAAATGTACAGTAGTACGAGAGGGTGTCCAGTGCGTCTGCATGGGCATGGGGAACCCTGAACCTACCATTGAGTTCTACCTGCCCGATTTGAATGTCACCGTCAACGAGACGGAGGGCCGCTACAACTTCTACACGCACACCGACGGCCAGACGGCCACGGGCATGATCAAACTGCGGGAGAAGGGCGAGCGGGCCGGCAATGGTGTCCCCGCCGTCAACGTCCGTTGCAAGATCTCTAACATGTACGGGAGCGAAAATGTACCCCTGGAGCTGCAGCAGGAGA AGAAATACCTGATGGCCGTTATCGTTGGCACAATCGGCGGAGTAGCAGTCATCGCCTTCATCATCGCGGCAGTGAGATACGTGGGCCACAACAACAAGAA AGAAAATGGCCTCCCTAGGCAGGACGTGGTCCTGGAGAACCCCGCTTTGTACTACAGCGCAGTCAAGAAGGACAAACAAAAtctgaggaagaaagtggtgaGACATGCCGATGACTGTCCCGATGACGCTAA CTTAAGACAGAGCTGTTGGGCTCAAAGTTTAACTCCATTCTAG